One window from the genome of Rhinolophus ferrumequinum isolate MPI-CBG mRhiFer1 chromosome 22, mRhiFer1_v1.p, whole genome shotgun sequence encodes:
- the SEMA4A gene encoding semaphorin-4A, with protein MALPALGLDPWSLLGLFLFQLLLLLLPPSPAWAGGQGPVPRLRYYAGDGRRALSLFHQKGLQDFDTLLLSGDEDTLYVGVREAILALDIQDPGVPRLKKMIPWPASDKKKKDCALKRKSNETQCFNFIRVLVSLNATHLYACGTYAFSPTCVFIELRDSDLLPISQDKVVEGKGQSPFDPAHKHTAVLVDGTLYSGTMNNFLGSEPILMRTLGSQPVLKTDNFLRWLQPDASFVAAFPSTQVVYFFFEETASEFEFFYKLHTSRVARVCKNDMGGDKVLQKKWTTFLKAQLLCAEPGQLPFNIIRHAVLLPANFSTDPYVYAVFSSQWQIGGTSSSAVCAFSLKDIEHVFEGKYKGLDKETSRWTTAGAPDGISPRPGSCSVGPSSDKALTFMKDHFLMDGQVVAKPLLVKSGVEYTRLAVETAQGLDGHTYLVMYLGTTTGYLHKAVVSGDGRAHLVEEIQLFPDPEPVRNLQLAPAQGALFAGFSGGVLRIPRANCSVYKSCMDCILARDPHCAWDPESQMCRLLPTPVPKFWGQDMEQGNPEWLCASGPMGRSLRSKSRPQIIKEVLAAPNSILELPCPHLSDLASYRWSWGTATDLGASSVVYNGSLLLVLHDGAGGLYQCWATENGFSYPVVSYWVGLQDQPPALDPELAGIPRERVETPLTKVRGGATLAAQRSYWPHFLTVTVLLTLVLSGALIFLLSSPLGALRARGKVQGCGTLPPGEKAPLSREHLQPPKECRTSASDMDANNCLGTEMV; from the exons GTGACGGACGCAGGGCTCTTAGCCTCTTCCACCAGAAGGGCCTCCAGGATTTCGACACTCTGCTGTTGAGTGGTGATGAAGACACTCTCTATGTGGGGGTCCGAGAGGCCATTCTGGCCTTGGACATCCAGGATCCAGGGGTGCCAAGGCTGAAGAAAATG ATACCCTGGCCGGCCagtgacaagaaaaagaaggactGTGCCTTGAAGAGGAAAAGCAATGAG ACCCAGTGTTTCAACTTCATTCGTGTCCTGGTCTCCCTCAATGCCACTCACCTCTATGCCTGCGGCACCTACGCCTTCAGCCCTACCTGTGTCTTCATT GAACTCCGAGATTCCGACCTGTTGCCCATCTCTCAGGACAAAGTTGTGGAGGGGAAAGGCCAAAGCCCCTTTGACCCCGCCCATAAGCACACAGCTGTCTTGGTAG ACGGAACGCTCTATTCCGGCACGATGAACAACTTCCTGGGCAGTGAGCCCATCCTGATGCGCACGCTGGGATCCCAGCCTGTCCTCAAGACCGACAATTTCCTCCGCTGGCTGCAAC CGGACGCCTCCTTCGTGGCCGCCTTCCCTTCGACCCAGGTCGTCTACTTCTTCTTCGAGGAGACAGCCAGCGAGTTTGAGTTCTTCTACAAGCTCCACACATCGCGGGTGGCCAGAGTCTGCAAG AACGATATGGGCGGAGACAAGGTGCTGCAGAAGAAGTGGACCACCTTCCTGAAGGCCCAGCTGCTCTGTGCCGAGCCCGGGCAGCTGCCCTTCAACATCATCCGCCACGCTGTCCTGCTGCCGGCCAATTTCTCCACTGATCCTTACGTCTATGCAGTCTTCAGCTCTCAGTG GCAGATCGGCGGAACCAGCAGCTCCGCAGTCTGTGCCTTTTCTCTCAAGGACATCGAGCATGTCTTTGAAGGGAAATACAAGGGGTTGGACAAAGAGACTTCACGCTGGACCACTGCTGGGGCTCCCGATGGGATCAGTCCCCGGCCAGGCAGC TGCTCGGTGGGCCCGTCCTCTGATAAAGCCTTGACCTTCATGAAAGACCATTTCCTGATGGATGGGCAGGTGGTGGCGAAGCCCCTGCTAGTGAAGTCCGGGGTGGAGTACACACGACTTGCGGTGGAGACAGCCCAGGGCCTCGATGGGCACACCTACCTGGTCATGTACCTGGGCACCA CCACAGGGTACCTGCACAAGGCTGTGGTGAGTGGGGACGGCAGGGCCCATCTGGTGGAGGAGATCCAGCTGTTTCCTGACCCTGAACCTGTCCGCAACCTGCAGCTGGCCCCCGCCCAG GGTGCACTGTTTGCAGGCTTCTCAGGAGGCGTCTTGAGGATTCCCCGGGCCAACTGTAGTGTCTACAAGAGCTGTATGGACTGTATCCTTGCCCGGGACCCCCACTGCGCCTGGGACCCCGAGTCCCAAATGTGCcgcctcctgcccacccctgtCCC GAAGTTCTGGGGCCAGGACATGGAGCAAGGGAACCCGGAGTGGCTGTGTGCCAGTGGGCCCATGGGCAGGAGCCTGCGGTCTAAGAGCCGCCCCCAGATCA TTAAAGAAGTTCTTGCTGCCCCCAACTCCATCCTGGAGCTGCCCTGCCCCCATCTCTCAGACCTGGCCTCTTACCGCTGGAGTTGGGGGACAGCTACGGACCTGGGAGCCTCTTCTGTGGTCTACAATGGCTCCCTCCTGCTGGTACTGCACGATGGGGCGGGGGGCCTCTACCAGTGCTGGGCCACAGAGAATGGCTTCTCATACCCCGTGGTCTCCTACTGGGTGGGCCTCCAGgaccagcccccagccctggaccCCGAACTGGCGGGCATCCCCCGGGAGCGCGTGGAGACCCCGCTGACCAAGGTCAGGGGCGGGGCCACCCTGGCTGCCCAGCGGTCCTACTGGCCCCACTTCCTCACCGTCACTGTGCTGCTCACCTTAGTGCTTTCAGGAgccctcatcttcctcctctcttccccactGGGGGCACTCCGCGCCCGGGGCAAGGTCCAGGGCTGTGGGACCCTGCCCCCCGGGGAGAAGGCCCCATTGAGCAGGGAGCACCTCCAACCTCCCAAGGAATGCAGGACCTCTGCCAGTGACATGGATGCCAACAATTGCCTGGGCACCGAGATGGTCTAA